One window of the Nicotiana tabacum cultivar K326 chromosome 4, ASM71507v2, whole genome shotgun sequence genome contains the following:
- the LOC107814051 gene encoding putative zinc metalloprotease EGY2, chloroplastic isoform X2, protein MNMPAVCRVSIVPVSPQCSSCCYNRLQPLLSSPSTGPQKHSSSINFPARHFLRFVARNKGSVICRSSETETEPDKNDDKDEKLAEEADGANLNEDKSLELNSRPDQDKDQPLGMLENTSLENNNGAQVNEQPGIEQDGTEVKVSSGSPLPGVKPLQLDESIRIPKETIEILRNQVFGFDTFFVTSQEPYEGGVLFKGNLRGQAATAYEKVSKRMQDRLGDAYKLFLLNNPEDDKPVAVVVPRMTLQPETIAVPEWFAAGAFGLVTIFTLLLRNVPALQSNLLSVVDNLDLLKDGLPGALITAFVLGVHEVSHLLVAKEVGVKLGVPYFVPSWQIGSFGAITRIVNIVPKREDLLKVAAAGPIAGFSVGLILLLSGFILPPTDGIGIIVDPSVFHESFLAGGIAKLLLGDALKEGTPISVNPLVIWAWAGLLINAINSIPAGELDGGWIAFATWGRKASARLSSLSIGLLGISALFSDVAFYWVVLIFFLQRGPIAPLSEEITDPDNKYIALGVVVLLLGLLVCLPYPFPFSSEAATGF, encoded by the exons ATTTGTCGCTCGCAATAAAGGAAGCGTTATTTGCAGATCAAGTGAGACAGAAACTGAGCCTGATAAAAATGATGACAAG GATGAAAAGCTGGCCGAGGAAGCGGATGGGGCAAATCTGAATGAAGATAAGAGTCTTGAGCTGAACTCTCGGCCTGATCAG GATAAGGACCAACCATTGGGGATGTTGGAGAATACAAGTCTAGAAAATAATAACGGAGCTCAAGTGAATGAGCAGCCTGGAATTGAG CAGGATGGCACTGAGGTTAAAGTTTCAAGTGGATCACCTCTTCCAGGTGTGAAG CCTCTGCAACTCGATGAATCAATCAGGATTCCCAAGGAAACAATTGAGATTCTTAGAAATCAAGTATTTGGTTTTGACACCTTTTTTGTTACAAGCCAGGAGCCATATGAG GGTGGAGTATTATTTAAAGGGAATTTACGTGGACAGGCTGCTACAGCTTATGAAAAAGTATCAAAGAGAATGCAG GACAGACTTGGAGATGCATataaactttttcttttaaacaatCCGGAGGATGATAAGCCTGTGGCAGTTGTGGTCCCGAGAATGACCCTGCAACCTGAAACTATAG CTGTTCCAGAATGGTTTGCAGCGGGGGCCTTTGGACTTGTTACAATATTCACTTTACTTCTTCGCAATGTGCCGGCATTACAATCGAACTTGTT ATCAGTTGTTGACAATCTTGACCTGTTGAAGGATGGATTACCTGGAGCTCTCATAACTGCCTTTGTTCTGGGGGTTCATGAAGTTAGCCATCTTTTAGTTGCCAAAGAGGTTGGCGTTAAGCTCGGGGTTCCATATTTTGTTCCTAGCTGGCAG ATAGGCTCCTTTGGTGCTATAACAAGGATTGTAAATATTGTACCAAAGCGTGAAGATCTCTTGAAAGTTGCAGCAGCTGGACCAATAGCTGGGTTCTCGGTGGGCCTTATTCTTTTGCTTTCAGGATTCATCTTACCACCTACTGATGGCATTGGCATCATCGTCGATCCCTCTGTGTTCCACGAATCATTTCTAGCTGGCGGTATAG CCAAGCTTCTTCTAGGAGATGCTCTTAAGGAAGGAACTCCTATATCAGTAAATCCGCTTGTCATATGGGCCTGGGCTGGACTTCTCATTAATGCTATCAATAGTATTCCTGCAGGAGAGCTTGATGGTGGCTGGATAGCTTTTGCCACGTGGGGCAGAAAG GCTTCAGCGCGCCTAAGTTCTTTATCTATTGGGCTACTAGGAATATCTGCATTGTTTAGCGATGTAGCATTCTATTGGGTAGTGCTAATATTCTTCCTCCAAAGAGGGCCTATCGCTCCACTATCAGAAGAAATCACTGATCCTGACAATAAATATATAGCTCTTGGAGTTGTGGTTCTGCTCTTGGGCCTGTTGGTTTGCCTGCCATATCCCTTTCCCTTCTCTAGTGAAGCTGCCACTGGTTTCTAG
- the LOC107814051 gene encoding putative zinc metalloprotease EGY2, chloroplastic isoform X4, protein MNMPAVCRVSIVPVSPQCSSCCYNRLQPLLSSPSTGPQKHSSSINFPARHFLRFVARNKGSVICRSSETETEPDKNDDKDEKLAEEADGANLNEDKSLELNSRPDQDKDQPLGMLENTSLENNNGAQVNEQPGIEDGTEVKVSSGSPLPGVKPLQLDESIRIPKETIEILRNQVFGFDTFFVTSQEPYEGGVLFKGNLRGQAATAYEKVSKRMQDRLGDAYKLFLLNNPEDDKPVAVVVPRMTLQPETIAVPEWFAAGAFGLVTIFTLLLRNVPALQSNLLSVVDNLDLLKDGLPGALITAFVLGVHEVSHLLVAKEVGVKLGVPYFVPSWQIGSFGAITRIVNIVPKREDLLKVAAAGPIAGFSVGLILLLSGFILPPTDGIGIIVDPSVFHESFLAGGIAKLLLGDALKEGTPISVNPLVIWAWAGLLINAINSIPAGELDGGWIAFATWGRKASARLSSLSIGLLGISALFSDVAFYWVVLIFFLQRGPIAPLSEEITDPDNKYIALGVVVLLLGLLVCLPYPFPFSSEAATGF, encoded by the exons ATTTGTCGCTCGCAATAAAGGAAGCGTTATTTGCAGATCAAGTGAGACAGAAACTGAGCCTGATAAAAATGATGACAAG GATGAAAAGCTGGCCGAGGAAGCGGATGGGGCAAATCTGAATGAAGATAAGAGTCTTGAGCTGAACTCTCGGCCTGATCAG GATAAGGACCAACCATTGGGGATGTTGGAGAATACAAGTCTAGAAAATAATAACGGAGCTCAAGTGAATGAGCAGCCTGGAATTGAG GATGGCACTGAGGTTAAAGTTTCAAGTGGATCACCTCTTCCAGGTGTGAAG CCTCTGCAACTCGATGAATCAATCAGGATTCCCAAGGAAACAATTGAGATTCTTAGAAATCAAGTATTTGGTTTTGACACCTTTTTTGTTACAAGCCAGGAGCCATATGAG GGTGGAGTATTATTTAAAGGGAATTTACGTGGACAGGCTGCTACAGCTTATGAAAAAGTATCAAAGAGAATGCAG GACAGACTTGGAGATGCATataaactttttcttttaaacaatCCGGAGGATGATAAGCCTGTGGCAGTTGTGGTCCCGAGAATGACCCTGCAACCTGAAACTATAG CTGTTCCAGAATGGTTTGCAGCGGGGGCCTTTGGACTTGTTACAATATTCACTTTACTTCTTCGCAATGTGCCGGCATTACAATCGAACTTGTT ATCAGTTGTTGACAATCTTGACCTGTTGAAGGATGGATTACCTGGAGCTCTCATAACTGCCTTTGTTCTGGGGGTTCATGAAGTTAGCCATCTTTTAGTTGCCAAAGAGGTTGGCGTTAAGCTCGGGGTTCCATATTTTGTTCCTAGCTGGCAG ATAGGCTCCTTTGGTGCTATAACAAGGATTGTAAATATTGTACCAAAGCGTGAAGATCTCTTGAAAGTTGCAGCAGCTGGACCAATAGCTGGGTTCTCGGTGGGCCTTATTCTTTTGCTTTCAGGATTCATCTTACCACCTACTGATGGCATTGGCATCATCGTCGATCCCTCTGTGTTCCACGAATCATTTCTAGCTGGCGGTATAG CCAAGCTTCTTCTAGGAGATGCTCTTAAGGAAGGAACTCCTATATCAGTAAATCCGCTTGTCATATGGGCCTGGGCTGGACTTCTCATTAATGCTATCAATAGTATTCCTGCAGGAGAGCTTGATGGTGGCTGGATAGCTTTTGCCACGTGGGGCAGAAAG GCTTCAGCGCGCCTAAGTTCTTTATCTATTGGGCTACTAGGAATATCTGCATTGTTTAGCGATGTAGCATTCTATTGGGTAGTGCTAATATTCTTCCTCCAAAGAGGGCCTATCGCTCCACTATCAGAAGAAATCACTGATCCTGACAATAAATATATAGCTCTTGGAGTTGTGGTTCTGCTCTTGGGCCTGTTGGTTTGCCTGCCATATCCCTTTCCCTTCTCTAGTGAAGCTGCCACTGGTTTCTAG
- the LOC107814051 gene encoding putative zinc metalloprotease EGY2, chloroplastic isoform X1 → MNMPAVCRVSIVPVSPQCSSCCYNRLQPLLSSPSTGPQKHSSSINFPARHFLRFVARNKGSVICRSSETETEPDKNDDKDEKLAEEADGANLNEDKSLELNSRPDQDKDQPLGMLENTSLENNNGAQVNEQPGIEQDGTEVKVSSGSPLPGVKVPLQLDESIRIPKETIEILRNQVFGFDTFFVTSQEPYEGGVLFKGNLRGQAATAYEKVSKRMQDRLGDAYKLFLLNNPEDDKPVAVVVPRMTLQPETIAVPEWFAAGAFGLVTIFTLLLRNVPALQSNLLSVVDNLDLLKDGLPGALITAFVLGVHEVSHLLVAKEVGVKLGVPYFVPSWQIGSFGAITRIVNIVPKREDLLKVAAAGPIAGFSVGLILLLSGFILPPTDGIGIIVDPSVFHESFLAGGIAKLLLGDALKEGTPISVNPLVIWAWAGLLINAINSIPAGELDGGWIAFATWGRKASARLSSLSIGLLGISALFSDVAFYWVVLIFFLQRGPIAPLSEEITDPDNKYIALGVVVLLLGLLVCLPYPFPFSSEAATGF, encoded by the exons ATTTGTCGCTCGCAATAAAGGAAGCGTTATTTGCAGATCAAGTGAGACAGAAACTGAGCCTGATAAAAATGATGACAAG GATGAAAAGCTGGCCGAGGAAGCGGATGGGGCAAATCTGAATGAAGATAAGAGTCTTGAGCTGAACTCTCGGCCTGATCAG GATAAGGACCAACCATTGGGGATGTTGGAGAATACAAGTCTAGAAAATAATAACGGAGCTCAAGTGAATGAGCAGCCTGGAATTGAG CAGGATGGCACTGAGGTTAAAGTTTCAAGTGGATCACCTCTTCCAGGTGTGAAGGTG CCTCTGCAACTCGATGAATCAATCAGGATTCCCAAGGAAACAATTGAGATTCTTAGAAATCAAGTATTTGGTTTTGACACCTTTTTTGTTACAAGCCAGGAGCCATATGAG GGTGGAGTATTATTTAAAGGGAATTTACGTGGACAGGCTGCTACAGCTTATGAAAAAGTATCAAAGAGAATGCAG GACAGACTTGGAGATGCATataaactttttcttttaaacaatCCGGAGGATGATAAGCCTGTGGCAGTTGTGGTCCCGAGAATGACCCTGCAACCTGAAACTATAG CTGTTCCAGAATGGTTTGCAGCGGGGGCCTTTGGACTTGTTACAATATTCACTTTACTTCTTCGCAATGTGCCGGCATTACAATCGAACTTGTT ATCAGTTGTTGACAATCTTGACCTGTTGAAGGATGGATTACCTGGAGCTCTCATAACTGCCTTTGTTCTGGGGGTTCATGAAGTTAGCCATCTTTTAGTTGCCAAAGAGGTTGGCGTTAAGCTCGGGGTTCCATATTTTGTTCCTAGCTGGCAG ATAGGCTCCTTTGGTGCTATAACAAGGATTGTAAATATTGTACCAAAGCGTGAAGATCTCTTGAAAGTTGCAGCAGCTGGACCAATAGCTGGGTTCTCGGTGGGCCTTATTCTTTTGCTTTCAGGATTCATCTTACCACCTACTGATGGCATTGGCATCATCGTCGATCCCTCTGTGTTCCACGAATCATTTCTAGCTGGCGGTATAG CCAAGCTTCTTCTAGGAGATGCTCTTAAGGAAGGAACTCCTATATCAGTAAATCCGCTTGTCATATGGGCCTGGGCTGGACTTCTCATTAATGCTATCAATAGTATTCCTGCAGGAGAGCTTGATGGTGGCTGGATAGCTTTTGCCACGTGGGGCAGAAAG GCTTCAGCGCGCCTAAGTTCTTTATCTATTGGGCTACTAGGAATATCTGCATTGTTTAGCGATGTAGCATTCTATTGGGTAGTGCTAATATTCTTCCTCCAAAGAGGGCCTATCGCTCCACTATCAGAAGAAATCACTGATCCTGACAATAAATATATAGCTCTTGGAGTTGTGGTTCTGCTCTTGGGCCTGTTGGTTTGCCTGCCATATCCCTTTCCCTTCTCTAGTGAAGCTGCCACTGGTTTCTAG
- the LOC107814051 gene encoding putative zinc metalloprotease EGY2, chloroplastic isoform X3: MNMPAVCRVSIVPVSPQCSSCCYNRLQPLLSSPSTGPQKHSSSINFPARHFLRFVARNKGSVICRSSETETEPDKNDDKDEKLAEEADGANLNEDKSLELNSRPDQDKDQPLGMLENTSLENNNGAQVNEQPGIEDGTEVKVSSGSPLPGVKVPLQLDESIRIPKETIEILRNQVFGFDTFFVTSQEPYEGGVLFKGNLRGQAATAYEKVSKRMQDRLGDAYKLFLLNNPEDDKPVAVVVPRMTLQPETIAVPEWFAAGAFGLVTIFTLLLRNVPALQSNLLSVVDNLDLLKDGLPGALITAFVLGVHEVSHLLVAKEVGVKLGVPYFVPSWQIGSFGAITRIVNIVPKREDLLKVAAAGPIAGFSVGLILLLSGFILPPTDGIGIIVDPSVFHESFLAGGIAKLLLGDALKEGTPISVNPLVIWAWAGLLINAINSIPAGELDGGWIAFATWGRKASARLSSLSIGLLGISALFSDVAFYWVVLIFFLQRGPIAPLSEEITDPDNKYIALGVVVLLLGLLVCLPYPFPFSSEAATGF; the protein is encoded by the exons ATTTGTCGCTCGCAATAAAGGAAGCGTTATTTGCAGATCAAGTGAGACAGAAACTGAGCCTGATAAAAATGATGACAAG GATGAAAAGCTGGCCGAGGAAGCGGATGGGGCAAATCTGAATGAAGATAAGAGTCTTGAGCTGAACTCTCGGCCTGATCAG GATAAGGACCAACCATTGGGGATGTTGGAGAATACAAGTCTAGAAAATAATAACGGAGCTCAAGTGAATGAGCAGCCTGGAATTGAG GATGGCACTGAGGTTAAAGTTTCAAGTGGATCACCTCTTCCAGGTGTGAAGGTG CCTCTGCAACTCGATGAATCAATCAGGATTCCCAAGGAAACAATTGAGATTCTTAGAAATCAAGTATTTGGTTTTGACACCTTTTTTGTTACAAGCCAGGAGCCATATGAG GGTGGAGTATTATTTAAAGGGAATTTACGTGGACAGGCTGCTACAGCTTATGAAAAAGTATCAAAGAGAATGCAG GACAGACTTGGAGATGCATataaactttttcttttaaacaatCCGGAGGATGATAAGCCTGTGGCAGTTGTGGTCCCGAGAATGACCCTGCAACCTGAAACTATAG CTGTTCCAGAATGGTTTGCAGCGGGGGCCTTTGGACTTGTTACAATATTCACTTTACTTCTTCGCAATGTGCCGGCATTACAATCGAACTTGTT ATCAGTTGTTGACAATCTTGACCTGTTGAAGGATGGATTACCTGGAGCTCTCATAACTGCCTTTGTTCTGGGGGTTCATGAAGTTAGCCATCTTTTAGTTGCCAAAGAGGTTGGCGTTAAGCTCGGGGTTCCATATTTTGTTCCTAGCTGGCAG ATAGGCTCCTTTGGTGCTATAACAAGGATTGTAAATATTGTACCAAAGCGTGAAGATCTCTTGAAAGTTGCAGCAGCTGGACCAATAGCTGGGTTCTCGGTGGGCCTTATTCTTTTGCTTTCAGGATTCATCTTACCACCTACTGATGGCATTGGCATCATCGTCGATCCCTCTGTGTTCCACGAATCATTTCTAGCTGGCGGTATAG CCAAGCTTCTTCTAGGAGATGCTCTTAAGGAAGGAACTCCTATATCAGTAAATCCGCTTGTCATATGGGCCTGGGCTGGACTTCTCATTAATGCTATCAATAGTATTCCTGCAGGAGAGCTTGATGGTGGCTGGATAGCTTTTGCCACGTGGGGCAGAAAG GCTTCAGCGCGCCTAAGTTCTTTATCTATTGGGCTACTAGGAATATCTGCATTGTTTAGCGATGTAGCATTCTATTGGGTAGTGCTAATATTCTTCCTCCAAAGAGGGCCTATCGCTCCACTATCAGAAGAAATCACTGATCCTGACAATAAATATATAGCTCTTGGAGTTGTGGTTCTGCTCTTGGGCCTGTTGGTTTGCCTGCCATATCCCTTTCCCTTCTCTAGTGAAGCTGCCACTGGTTTCTAG